A DNA window from Carnobacterium funditum DSM 5970 contains the following coding sequences:
- the hpf gene encoding ribosome hibernation-promoting factor, HPF/YfiA family produces the protein MFKYNVRGENIEVTAAIRSYVEKKVGKIERYFTDVPESTAHVNLKTYSDKTAKVEVTIPLPYLVLRAEETSPDLYGSVDLVVDKLERQMRKYKTKINRKSREKGFDMRVPAGELLDENLEDELENDIEIVRTKRLSLKPMDSEEAVLQMNMLGHNFFIFEDAETNGSSIVYTRKDGKYGLIETD, from the coding sequence ATGTTTAAATATAATGTCCGTGGTGAAAATATCGAGGTAACCGCAGCAATTCGTAGTTATGTCGAGAAAAAAGTAGGCAAAATTGAACGTTACTTTACAGATGTGCCTGAATCTACAGCACATGTTAACCTAAAAACGTATTCAGATAAAACTGCGAAAGTGGAGGTAACAATCCCGCTTCCTTATCTTGTTTTACGTGCGGAAGAAACCTCACCTGATTTATATGGAAGTGTAGATCTAGTCGTTGATAAACTAGAAAGACAAATGCGTAAATACAAAACCAAGATTAACCGTAAGTCACGTGAAAAAGGTTTTGATATGCGAGTCCCAGCTGGAGAGTTACTAGACGAAAATCTTGAAGATGAGCTTGAAAATGATATTGAAATCGTTAGAACAAAACGTTTATCACTTAAACCAATGGATAGTGAAGAAGCTGTTTTACAAATGAATATGTTAGGTCACAACTTCTTTATCTTTGAAGATGCTGAAACCAACGGATCCAGCATTGTTTATACTCGTAAAGATGGAAAATATGGTTTAATCGAAACAGACTAA
- a CDS encoding ComF family protein, which yields MLTCLCCGKQETEKLLLRDVLLFKKLTSGNRCQSCNLKLMKLADEFTCLGCCRIMSKQNEWCSDCIKWKQEYPDYIFKHTALFQYNLFLREWLENFKYKGDYRLAQLFDQDIANYFNTKNQKNKQCIPIPISQTSMKLRGFNQVEELMKSAGVQFQPALVHIGAGEKQSSKNRKGRIESKQPFILDKNFCSQLKNQQIILMDDVYTTGRTMFHAAELLQQANVATIETFSIAR from the coding sequence ATGCTGACTTGCTTATGTTGTGGTAAACAAGAAACGGAAAAACTACTTTTAAGAGATGTATTGCTTTTCAAAAAGCTAACGTCTGGTAACCGTTGTCAGTCTTGTAATTTGAAATTGATGAAATTAGCTGATGAATTTACTTGTCTTGGTTGTTGTCGGATAATGTCTAAGCAAAATGAATGGTGTTCAGATTGTATAAAGTGGAAACAAGAATATCCTGATTATATTTTTAAGCATACCGCTCTTTTTCAATACAATTTATTTTTAAGAGAATGGCTAGAAAATTTTAAATACAAAGGCGATTATCGTTTAGCACAATTATTTGATCAAGATATTGCTAACTATTTTAATACTAAAAATCAAAAAAATAAACAGTGTATCCCAATACCCATTAGCCAAACGAGTATGAAGTTACGAGGATTTAATCAAGTAGAAGAACTAATGAAATCTGCTGGAGTTCAGTTTCAGCCAGCTCTGGTTCATATAGGAGCAGGAGAAAAACAATCAAGTAAAAATCGAAAAGGACGGATAGAGTCAAAACAGCCGTTTATTCTAGATAAGAACTTCTGTAGTCAACTAAAAAATCAACAAATTATTTTAATGGATGACGTCTATACTACTGGAAGAACAATGTTTCATGCAGCTGAATTACTACAACAAGCAAATGTTGCAACAATTGAAACGTTCTCAATCGCTAGATAA
- a CDS encoding DEAD/DEAH box helicase, translating to MLEISGREVLIQELTEPLVKNEGLTQVEGFKEVNGQLQCSRCGTSDRKKRQVAPCTCGQDCYYCINCLQMGKIKRCSTLYTAKEQNQFTSLTAPILTWKGELSKQQKEASMAIIETIHLGGERLIWAVAGAGKTEMIFKGIELALQAKKRVCIASPRVDVCLELAPRLKSAFQSVPLAILYGGSDEPYRYTQLVIATTHQLLRFKQAFDVLIIDEIDAFPFDIDRSLQYAAKKAKKEKGSLIFLSATPSKDMQRAIQQKKLAVTMLPARYHGYPLPEPQLIWSGDWQKKINRQKATGVFFAYLKKMLKQKRRFLVFLPNIVLMQKLAVQIKIRFPETLFTTVYAEDPQRKEKIIQMRQEKYDFLLTTTILERGVTFKNIDVFVLGAEDRTFTESVLVQIAGRAGRHKDFPNGAVLFFYYGQTRALKGAVRQIKKMNRLATERGLVKKC from the coding sequence ATGCTGGAAATAAGCGGACGGGAAGTTTTGATACAAGAACTAACGGAGCCTTTAGTGAAAAATGAGGGCCTCACTCAAGTAGAAGGATTTAAAGAAGTGAATGGTCAACTTCAATGTAGCCGATGCGGGACAAGTGATCGTAAGAAAAGACAGGTTGCCCCTTGTACCTGTGGACAAGATTGTTACTACTGCATTAATTGTTTGCAGATGGGTAAAATTAAGAGATGCAGTACATTATATACGGCCAAAGAACAAAACCAATTTACTTCTTTAACAGCGCCTATACTAACTTGGAAGGGTGAGCTATCAAAGCAGCAAAAAGAAGCATCAATGGCTATCATAGAGACTATTCATTTAGGTGGAGAACGGTTAATTTGGGCTGTAGCTGGTGCAGGTAAAACAGAAATGATTTTTAAGGGAATAGAGCTAGCCTTGCAAGCTAAAAAAAGAGTGTGCATTGCTTCTCCGCGAGTAGATGTTTGTTTAGAACTAGCCCCGCGTTTGAAGAGTGCTTTTCAGAGTGTTCCGCTAGCTATTTTATATGGCGGATCGGATGAACCTTATCGATATACTCAATTAGTTATTGCTACAACTCATCAATTATTGAGATTCAAGCAAGCTTTTGATGTACTGATTATTGATGAGATAGATGCCTTTCCTTTTGATATAGATCGTTCTTTGCAGTATGCTGCTAAAAAAGCTAAAAAAGAAAAGGGTTCGCTTATTTTTCTATCTGCTACACCCAGTAAAGATATGCAACGTGCTATCCAGCAAAAAAAATTAGCTGTAACCATGCTTCCTGCAAGATATCATGGGTATCCCCTGCCTGAACCGCAATTAATATGGAGTGGAGATTGGCAAAAAAAAATCAATCGACAAAAAGCAACTGGAGTTTTTTTCGCTTACCTAAAAAAGATGTTAAAGCAAAAAAGAAGATTTCTTGTTTTTTTGCCAAATATTGTCTTAATGCAAAAGCTAGCAGTACAAATAAAAATACGATTTCCTGAAACTCTTTTTACGACTGTTTATGCAGAAGATCCTCAAAGAAAAGAAAAAATTATACAGATGCGCCAAGAAAAATATGACTTTCTTCTCACAACTACTATTTTAGAAAGAGGCGTGACATTTAAGAATATTGATGTGTTCGTTTTAGGAGCAGAAGATAGAACGTTTACTGAATCTGTTTTAGTCCAAATTGCTGGACGGGCAGGAAGGCATAAAGATTTTCCAAATGGAGCAGTTTTATTTTTCTATTATGGCCAGACACGAGCACTAAAAGGAGCCGTGCGTCAAATAAAAAAAATGAATCGCTTAGCAACGGAAAGGGGATTAGTTAAGAAATGCTGA
- a CDS encoding DegV family protein, translating to MKIAIVTDSTSYLTEKQYEQHSIYKLPLSVVVDNTAYVEEVDIGNEEFFKKINSMEALPTSSQPTTGQIITLFDELAKDYDAIISIHLSSGISGTYDNVVSVATMMGNIAIYPFDSELSCAAQGYYALEAARLAENGCTVEEIFQVFSNMRKTMKAYFLVDDLNHLVRGGRLSNGSALIGSLLKIKPILFFENKQIVVFEKIRTTKKALKRIEQLLTEDLSVGYPIVATIIQCNAEEQAAIWGKQLKENYPTVRFETSYFGPVIGTHLGEGALGMTWVEDQTKIETVLIKKQSR from the coding sequence TTGAAAATTGCAATAGTTACAGATAGTACGTCTTATCTGACTGAAAAACAGTATGAACAACATTCAATTTATAAATTACCACTTTCAGTCGTAGTAGACAATACTGCATACGTAGAAGAAGTAGATATTGGGAATGAAGAATTTTTTAAAAAAATAAATAGCATGGAGGCTTTGCCAACCAGTTCCCAACCGACAACTGGGCAAATCATTACGTTGTTTGATGAGCTCGCAAAAGACTACGATGCCATTATAAGTATTCACTTGTCAAGCGGAATTAGCGGGACCTATGATAATGTCGTTAGTGTAGCTACCATGATGGGGAATATCGCAATCTATCCTTTTGATTCCGAACTAAGTTGTGCTGCGCAAGGCTATTACGCTTTAGAAGCTGCACGATTAGCTGAAAACGGCTGTACTGTAGAAGAAATTTTCCAAGTGTTTTCTAATATGCGTAAAACAATGAAAGCTTATTTTTTAGTAGATGATTTAAACCATTTAGTACGAGGTGGAAGACTTTCTAATGGTTCAGCACTAATTGGTTCATTGCTAAAAATTAAACCGATCTTGTTTTTTGAGAATAAGCAAATTGTCGTATTTGAAAAAATTAGAACAACAAAAAAAGCGTTGAAGCGAATTGAACAACTTTTGACAGAAGATTTATCAGTCGGCTATCCAATTGTGGCAACGATCATTCAATGCAATGCAGAAGAACAAGCAGCAATCTGGGGAAAACAGTTGAAAGAGAATTATCCAACAGTGAGATTTGAAACGAGTTATTTTGGTCCTGTCATCGGAACACATTTAGGTGAGGGAGCATTAGGGATGACTTGGGTAGAAGACCAAACTAAAATAGAAACAGTTTTGATAAAAAAACAAAGCAGATAA
- a CDS encoding YigZ family protein, with translation MIKHYYTIARDGVVETEVKKSRFICHLKRVSSEAEAQEYIQMIKKEHWKATHNCVAYLIGDYNDVQRAYDDGEPSGTAGVPMLEVLKKQEVKYILAVVTRYFGGTKLGAGGLIRAYGKSVSLALEEIGIVSRNLQVQISVTVSYSASGKLENNLKESPYTLVDILYTHQVTFICSVDEEKVDDFKKELTNWLNGQVEFEEGKMSYQESKRLNRSNP, from the coding sequence ATGATTAAACACTATTACACTATCGCAAGAGACGGCGTCGTTGAAACTGAAGTAAAAAAATCTCGCTTTATCTGCCACCTGAAAAGAGTGTCTAGCGAAGCTGAAGCACAAGAATACATACAAATGATAAAAAAAGAACACTGGAAAGCCACCCATAACTGTGTAGCCTATTTAATTGGAGACTATAATGACGTTCAACGTGCTTATGATGATGGAGAGCCTAGTGGAACAGCTGGGGTACCCATGCTTGAAGTCTTAAAAAAACAAGAGGTTAAATATATTCTCGCCGTGGTTACACGTTATTTTGGCGGAACTAAATTAGGAGCTGGTGGACTTATTCGTGCTTACGGAAAGTCAGTCAGCCTGGCTTTAGAAGAAATTGGTATTGTTTCAAGAAATCTACAAGTTCAAATTTCTGTGACAGTTAGTTACTCTGCTTCTGGAAAATTAGAAAACAACCTTAAAGAATCACCCTATACCCTTGTAGATATTCTCTATACACATCAAGTTACATTTATTTGTTCAGTCGATGAAGAAAAAGTAGATGACTTTAAAAAAGAATTGACCAATTGGTTGAACGGACAAGTCGAATTTGAAGAAGGAAAGATGAGTTACCAAGAATCAAAACGGTTAAACCGAAGCAATCCTTAA
- a CDS encoding LCP family protein has protein sequence MKNKKNTHLSTSRSNRKKKSKLVFWLLLPLMLLILAAAVYSAKLYATAQKAVDSSYHTLQRENDIKVNPLDETTSILLMGIDDTESRNLGSARTDSLIYMTIDPNKHVVNMVSIPRDTYTDIIYQEQTYEKDKINAAYSKGEEQATIESVENLLDVPIHYYMTFNFDAFLEIIDALDGIEVDVPITFSEQNAEGTLDKIHLEKGLQTLNGEEALALARTRKIDNDVKRGERQQLLIQAITDKALKVGSITKYSDAITSVGKNMRTDIRFNDMLGIAQTGLDGKYKFENYVFDWTDFTSNGASMVELYPDSLDFISHRLRVSLGLDSVDNRDELDYTFQTNGLSNYSGSN, from the coding sequence TTGAAAAATAAAAAAAACACACACTTGAGTACAAGTCGTTCTAATAGAAAAAAAAAATCTAAGCTTGTTTTTTGGCTTTTGTTGCCGCTTATGTTGCTCATCTTAGCAGCTGCTGTCTATTCTGCTAAATTATATGCAACGGCTCAAAAAGCTGTTGATTCATCTTATCATACTCTGCAACGGGAAAATGACATAAAAGTTAATCCGTTAGACGAGACCACTTCTATTCTATTGATGGGCATTGATGATACTGAGAGCCGAAATTTAGGTAGTGCTAGAACCGATTCTTTAATCTATATGACCATTGACCCAAATAAACACGTCGTCAATATGGTCAGTATCCCTCGCGATACTTACACAGATATTATCTACCAAGAACAAACCTACGAAAAAGATAAAATTAATGCTGCATATTCTAAAGGGGAAGAACAAGCTACCATAGAATCAGTAGAAAATCTTCTAGACGTTCCGATTCATTATTATATGACATTTAACTTTGATGCTTTCCTAGAAATCATTGATGCCTTAGATGGGATTGAAGTAGATGTTCCGATTACTTTCTCTGAACAAAATGCTGAAGGAACACTAGATAAAATCCATCTTGAAAAAGGATTGCAAACACTTAATGGTGAAGAAGCTCTAGCGTTGGCAAGAACCAGAAAGATCGACAACGATGTTAAACGTGGTGAAAGACAGCAATTACTCATCCAAGCTATTACTGATAAAGCTTTAAAAGTTGGTTCCATCACAAAATATTCTGATGCTATTACGTCTGTAGGTAAAAACATGCGTACTGATATTCGTTTTAATGATATGCTTGGTATTGCTCAGACAGGACTTGATGGAAAATATAAATTTGAGAACTATGTCTTCGATTGGACCGATTTCACTTCGAACGGTGCAAGTATGGTAGAACTTTATCCTGATAGTTTAGATTTTATTAGCCATCGCTTACGAGTATCCTTAGGTTTAGATTCTGTTGATAACCGGGACGAACTAGACTACACTTTCCAAACAAATGGCTTATCAAATTATTCCGGCAGCAACTAA
- a CDS encoding glycosyltransferase family 4 protein, giving the protein MFIVIVTCVATAIFSLILTPFVRKFALKIRAVDEPGERRINLKEVPTLGGLAVYLSFFFALFFILPIPFWQVMPTFLGATVVLATGIMDDLIEITPKMKIIGITLAALIIYFVADIKIDIITLPFIGSWSMGIFSLPVTILWILAITNAVNLIDGLDGLATGVSMIALTTMGIIGYFFLTVENAVVSIMIFVLVGALAGFLPYNFYPARIFLGDTGALFIGFMIAVMSLQGLKNATLITLIIPIVILGIPITDTVYAIIRRYLNKKPISSADKMHLHHQLMGLGLTHRQTVLAIYCLAAIFSVIALIYPVSTLWGSVFLTIGSLFGLELFVESIGLVGKDSKPFLNRMRKFAKNLNKKE; this is encoded by the coding sequence ATGTTTATCGTTATCGTTACTTGTGTAGCGACTGCCATTTTTTCTTTGATATTAACACCTTTTGTCAGGAAGTTCGCATTAAAAATCAGAGCAGTTGATGAACCAGGTGAAAGAAGAATAAATCTAAAAGAAGTCCCAACTTTAGGCGGACTAGCTGTTTATCTATCTTTCTTCTTTGCTCTGTTCTTTATACTACCGATACCCTTTTGGCAAGTTATGCCAACTTTTTTAGGGGCCACAGTGGTATTAGCGACAGGTATAATGGATGATTTGATAGAAATAACTCCAAAAATGAAAATAATCGGCATTACTTTGGCCGCATTGATTATTTATTTTGTTGCTGATATCAAAATAGATATCATAACGTTACCTTTTATTGGATCATGGTCGATGGGGATTTTTAGTTTACCGGTTACGATTCTCTGGATTCTAGCGATTACAAATGCGGTTAATTTGATTGATGGATTAGATGGTCTTGCAACGGGTGTGTCTATGATTGCTTTAACAACAATGGGGATTATTGGTTATTTTTTCTTAACGGTCGAAAATGCCGTCGTATCTATTATGATTTTCGTCTTAGTAGGCGCTTTAGCTGGATTTTTACCCTATAATTTTTATCCCGCACGAATCTTTCTTGGAGATACAGGTGCATTATTTATAGGATTTATGATTGCCGTAATGTCTTTACAAGGATTGAAAAATGCAACGCTGATTACGTTGATTATTCCTATTGTTATTTTAGGAATTCCTATCACAGATACTGTCTATGCTATAATCAGGCGATATCTAAACAAGAAACCTATTTCGAGTGCAGATAAGATGCATCTGCATCACCAATTGATGGGATTAGGCTTAACACATCGTCAAACCGTTTTGGCCATCTACTGCTTAGCAGCTATCTTTTCGGTCATCGCCCTGATATATCCAGTATCAACTCTATGGGGATCTGTTTTCTTAACAATCGGTTCACTATTTGGTTTGGAGTTGTTTGTGGAGTCTATTGGATTGGTTGGAAAAGACAGTAAACCATTCCTAAATAGAATGAGGAAATTTGCAAAGAATCTCAATAAAAAAGAATAA
- a CDS encoding LCP family protein encodes MRSEQSKEQKKKKKIYTILIILAILILAGSVYVTYLFLSANDFLNSIQGNDLPETSMNADENIVLTNKDPFSVLLLGVDKRPGDTGRADSIMVATINPETEDVRLLSIPRDTRVTLPSGKIDKINASYAYGGIPLTVETVENLLQIPIHYYAQINMQGLVVLVNALGGITIDSPLEFDVQDINDTEGEIHIDKGIQKLDGDQALGYARMRYDDPAGDWGRQERQREVVTEIIDETISIKSLTNFSKIFKAVGPNVKTNFNSRDLWAIATNYTNAASNIETLQLEGEEAYEYFPSYGQDVFVWKPDETKLFQLKQELREHLNLNQNNQNDSSDLDSSSDNLISSSDYLP; translated from the coding sequence ATGCGCTCAGAGCAATCAAAAGAACAAAAGAAAAAGAAAAAAATTTATACTATCTTAATTATCTTAGCCATTCTTATTTTAGCCGGTTCCGTTTATGTAACGTATCTTTTTCTTTCAGCCAATGACTTTTTAAATTCCATCCAAGGAAATGATTTACCTGAAACGTCTATGAATGCCGATGAAAATATTGTTTTAACCAACAAAGATCCCTTCTCTGTTTTACTTCTTGGTGTTGATAAACGTCCAGGCGACACAGGCCGTGCTGATTCTATCATGGTTGCTACCATTAACCCAGAAACTGAAGATGTTCGTTTGCTTTCTATCCCACGCGATACACGTGTCACTTTACCAAGTGGTAAAATTGACAAAATCAATGCTAGTTATGCTTATGGCGGGATTCCATTGACTGTTGAAACAGTTGAGAACCTCTTACAAATCCCTATCCATTATTATGCTCAAATTAATATGCAAGGACTTGTTGTTTTAGTTAATGCTTTAGGAGGTATCACAATTGATTCACCTCTAGAGTTTGATGTTCAAGATATCAACGATACTGAAGGAGAAATTCATATCGATAAAGGCATCCAGAAACTAGACGGTGATCAAGCTTTAGGCTATGCAAGAATGCGCTACGATGATCCAGCAGGCGATTGGGGAAGACAAGAACGCCAACGTGAAGTTGTGACCGAGATTATTGACGAAACGATTTCGATTAAAAGTCTGACAAACTTTAGTAAAATTTTTAAAGCTGTTGGACCGAATGTGAAGACAAACTTTAATAGTCGTGATTTATGGGCTATTGCAACGAATTACACCAATGCTGCAAGTAACATCGAAACCTTGCAACTGGAAGGTGAGGAAGCCTATGAATACTTTCCTTCCTACGGACAAGATGTATTTGTTTGGAAGCCAGATGAAACTAAACTCTTTCAGTTAAAACAAGAACTTAGAGAACACTTAAATTTAAATCAGAACAATCAAAATGATTCGTCTGATTTAGATTCTAGTTCAGATAACTTGATTTCTAGTTCAGATTATCTTCCTTAA
- a CDS encoding GntR family transcriptional regulator: MGKETPIYIQIHNQLRKDIEEGVWKIGERIPSERDLALQFNVSRMTLRQAVQTLVDEGILERKVGSGTYVSSKKVQELMVGVASFTDIMLSQGKTPTSKTISYHVKPASLSEAEKLTLPEETPVLRMERIRYADEVPICFEVATIPYDLIGNLSKIEITRSLYKALESEKGVHVGHAEQTISAMQASEKIADYLDIKRGDAILRLKQISYSTEGTPFEYVRTQYSGERFEFYLEKNQ; the protein is encoded by the coding sequence ATGGGGAAGGAAACACCAATCTACATTCAAATTCACAATCAATTGCGCAAGGATATTGAAGAAGGTGTCTGGAAAATTGGCGAACGGATTCCTTCTGAAAGAGATCTTGCTCTTCAATTTAACGTTAGTCGGATGACATTAAGACAGGCAGTTCAAACATTGGTGGATGAAGGGATTTTAGAACGAAAAGTAGGTTCTGGAACGTATGTATCTAGTAAAAAAGTTCAAGAATTGATGGTTGGAGTCGCTAGTTTCACAGATATTATGTTATCGCAAGGCAAAACGCCAACGAGTAAAACCATTTCATACCATGTTAAGCCAGCTAGCTTAAGTGAAGCCGAGAAACTAACGCTACCTGAAGAAACACCCGTTTTACGTATGGAGAGGATTCGCTATGCGGATGAGGTTCCTATTTGTTTTGAAGTAGCAACCATTCCATATGATTTGATTGGTAATCTAAGCAAGATAGAGATTACTCGCTCACTTTATAAAGCACTAGAGAGTGAAAAGGGAGTGCATGTAGGACATGCTGAACAAACTATTTCAGCTATGCAAGCTTCAGAGAAAATTGCCGATTATTTAGATATCAAACGTGGAGATGCTATTTTAAGGTTAAAACAAATTAGTTATTCAACAGAAGGTACGCCATTTGAGTATGTTAGAACACAATATTCTGGCGAACGGTTTGAATTTTACCTTGAAAAAAACCAATAA
- a CDS encoding glucosamine-6-phosphate deaminase: MEKIIVKDNIEGGKKAFELIKEGMRQETKVLGLATGSTPIALYKEMTESDLDFGHMTAINLDEYFGLSADNDQSYHYFMQEQLFSKKPFKETFIPDGLADEETEPARYDKIIDEHPIDIQILGIGTNGHIGFNEPGTSFDSTTRKVSLTESTIASNKRNFEKAEEVPRYAYSMGIKSILSAKEIILMVFGEEKAEAIKKTLEGPITTDVPGSVLQQHPNVVVIMDEAAAKLI; encoded by the coding sequence ATGGAAAAAATCATTGTGAAAGATAATATTGAAGGTGGAAAGAAAGCATTTGAATTAATTAAAGAAGGCATGCGACAAGAAACGAAAGTTTTAGGTTTAGCGACGGGCAGTACACCAATAGCATTATACAAAGAAATGACTGAAAGCGACCTAGATTTCGGTCATATGACAGCCATTAATTTAGATGAATACTTCGGTTTATCTGCAGATAACGATCAAAGCTACCATTATTTCATGCAAGAACAACTTTTTTCAAAAAAACCATTTAAAGAGACCTTTATTCCTGATGGCTTAGCAGACGAAGAAACTGAACCAGCTCGTTACGACAAAATTATTGATGAGCACCCTATTGATATTCAAATTTTAGGAATCGGAACAAATGGTCATATTGGGTTTAATGAACCGGGAACGTCATTTGATTCAACAACTCGTAAAGTATCTTTAACTGAATCAACAATTGCATCTAACAAACGTAATTTTGAAAAAGCAGAAGAAGTACCGCGTTATGCTTACTCAATGGGAATTAAAAGTATTCTATCTGCTAAGGAAATTATTTTGATGGTATTTGGTGAAGAAAAAGCAGAAGCCATTAAAAAAACACTTGAAGGACCTATTACGACTGATGTGCCGGGAAGCGTTTTGCAACAACATCCAAACGTAGTAGTCATCATGGATGAAGCAGCAGCAAAATTAATTTAA
- the nagA gene encoding N-acetylglucosamine-6-phosphate deacetylase, giving the protein MKTSVLINATIYTGKEKIESGFIRFDKAILSIGEMTNFKEKEEDTIIDAAGKIIVPGFIDVHSHGGYSWDSMDGNSEEINQMVHKMQKEGVTSYFATTMTQSYENIENAIVAIRNAAKKNPVIQGIHLEGPFVSVVFKGAQPEKYIETPDAKVMRKWNDLSGGMIRLVTYAPETSDATAFEKYCVANNIVLSVGHSNATRAQLMDSKASHVTHLYNAQRGLHHREPGVTGHAFLAKLYSEMIVDGYHIVPDMVNVAYQILGPDHIELITDSMRAKGMPDGESELGGQKVFVEDKQARLADGTLAGSVLEFQDAFKNMMAFTGCGIADAVKMSSVNQAKEFGLTKKGTLEIGKDADMVLFNQDLDLEETISFGEWV; this is encoded by the coding sequence ATGAAAACATCTGTATTGATAAATGCAACTATTTATACTGGTAAAGAAAAAATTGAATCTGGGTTCATACGCTTTGATAAAGCAATCTTATCCATTGGTGAAATGACAAACTTTAAAGAAAAAGAAGAAGATACCATCATCGACGCAGCAGGTAAAATAATTGTTCCTGGTTTCATTGATGTGCATAGCCATGGTGGTTATAGCTGGGATAGTATGGATGGGAACTCAGAAGAAATCAATCAAATGGTTCATAAAATGCAAAAAGAAGGGGTTACCTCTTATTTTGCTACAACGATGACTCAATCATATGAGAACATTGAAAATGCTATTGTAGCCATTAGAAATGCTGCTAAAAAAAATCCTGTTATTCAAGGTATCCATCTTGAAGGACCGTTTGTATCAGTGGTATTTAAAGGTGCACAACCAGAAAAATATATTGAAACGCCAGATGCAAAAGTGATGCGCAAATGGAATGACTTGAGCGGCGGTATGATTCGTTTAGTTACGTATGCACCAGAAACAAGTGATGCAACAGCATTTGAAAAATATTGTGTGGCTAACAATATCGTGTTATCAGTGGGCCACAGCAATGCTACTCGCGCACAGTTAATGGATTCTAAAGCTTCGCATGTCACTCATTTATATAACGCTCAAAGAGGACTGCATCACCGCGAACCAGGAGTTACGGGTCATGCCTTTTTAGCAAAATTGTATTCTGAAATGATTGTTGATGGATACCATATTGTACCTGACATGGTTAATGTAGCTTACCAAATTCTCGGACCAGATCATATTGAGTTGATTACTGATTCTATGCGCGCTAAAGGCATGCCTGATGGTGAAAGCGAATTAGGTGGTCAAAAAGTTTTTGTTGAAGACAAACAGGCTCGTCTAGCAGACGGAACGCTAGCTGGTAGTGTTTTGGAATTCCAAGATGCATTTAAGAACATGATGGCCTTCACTGGTTGTGGTATTGCAGATGCGGTTAAAATGAGTTCTGTTAACCAAGCAAAAGAATTTGGATTAACTAAAAAAGGTACGCTTGAGATAGGTAAAGATGCTGATATGGTTCTTTTCAATCAAGATTTAGATCTTGAAGAAACCATTAGTTTCGGTGAATGGGTTTAA